gagaaattagattctagtcactcctagaagtcaaagggttgatatattttctttctctctcttgacAAGTGcgtaacaattttttcattcgaCAAAAGAGTGCAAGCATGCGCAGTAGTAACATGACTCATCGTAATGTTGTCTCtgttaataaacaaattgtttgaacATGGTATGGATTATTGTAAAGTTGCTTATTTCGTAAAAATACTTGGATGTCAGTCAGAGTAAAACAAAGTTCTGCTGTGAAAAATCATGGTGATCACCCTtataacaacattaaaaaaccGAAAATCTTGGTAACTGAGCTAACACAGCTACTTACATAGAAAGATCAAGGGAAAGAGCCACTCTTTCCTCCGCAAATTGCATGATGTTTCTGAGATCTAATCTCACTGGCGGTGCGATGAGATCGCAGAAACAGCAAGTTTTgttgacccttaagagtgaccagcatctcatttctccttacattatatccccagaatcacacatgaaggtcatgagaataatcgAAATGATCGTcgactaaagaaactcttgattgttcaacaaattctccttgtcagtaccttaggaaatgtatagagaacagtatggagaatatgcataatgatgttagagtgtaaagggttaagtttatTGTTACTATACTCAGTTAGTACTTATCTAGACTGCATAGTCAGATAATACTGACATCAACAGATTATATGGTAGTTACAACTCTTTGAAATGCATCCGTTCGTTTCTCTGATCTTCACAAAGATAATTAATCTTTAGCGGTTATGGTATGAAAATCAGCATGCAATGGCTGCTGCaaaacaggaaacaaaaaaactttcgcGAACTCATATTTATAGTGAGGCAAAGTGGCAACTCGAAATACATGTAATGCGATTGCTAAGGAATAGTTGATAAATGACTAACATAGGAAAGTATACAGCTGTTGATTGGCGCGAGGAAACATTGAATGGGTGAAATTGGGAAAAAAGAGAGGGAAAGAACAAAGCGTAACtgagcgcgggaaaatgtggaGGTGCttaaaagcgcgggaaaacctAGAAAGGGGAAATTTTGCCAAGATGGAACTACACGTTGGATCTGGCACGTGATGTGTACGTGCAGACATTTTACTTTCGGTTCATCGATCTAATACTGCTGTGCATCAATCAGTCGTTGGAAACTGAGACCGAAGGTTATCTTAATACGGTTCAATGaaacacaatgaaaataaacgagTGGTGAacttagttttatttacattcaaagGATTACAGTTGATTTCTGACAGCCACAGTTATGATCTGATATAAACTTGATGttcaaataattgttaaattataTTTGACCAATTCTTTGTATAACTCGATATCGACCTAAGGTTCAGACGTGCTCGATAAATCAAGAACAAGTGAGGTAGAAATTTCATTCAGAGGCCTTGTTAAAAGGCTTCCTTCCTGGATGACATAACCACATCTCTGTCAAAAGAATCAACCGTCCGACAAAGTGTTTCTATACCAactggagtttttttttcatgagtaAACATATGTTAAATATCGGGGCTAGGTAAGGGTAAACGCAAATCTCAAGTCTCCTTATCTCTCAGTCTGTAGCAGGCTCTCAGCCAGTCTGGAATCGCCTGCGAAAAACGGCGCTTAGCTGTTTTCCTGAGAACCACAACCGCCGTTTGTGGTTTGCTCGCCCTTTCGCATGTCTTTACTGTCTTGGAGACTGGAACTGACTTTATATGTCTCTATCCACCTCTAACCCCCCTTAAAACTACATACTGTTTTTACGATGTTCCCTGAAATTAGGATAAAAGCGTTTAAAGGTTTTAGCTACACCTCTAACTTGCTAAAATCTACCAGACTAGTCGAGCCCAATGATTAcataagattaaaaaagaagttaaaCCTTGGGCGACATGTTCTTGATATTGGGGTTGCATGATTATATtcttgatatttccttttgattttgGTTATAGTAAAGCATAGTATGAattgagaaagaaggaaaatgaaatgcaaCCACGGCTTTGTACTATGAGGGGTTATCACCgccaatattttctttcaaattctttcGTCTAGAATCAACGATTTCCATTTATTCTCATCAGAACCGAAACTAAACCGGCAGAAGAgaattttaagaattaagaacaaAACGCAAAGGAATTTAGTTGACGCTGAAAGTCACTGATCAGAACCACAACTGAACCAAGAGAACAACATTTGAATTATAAGAACACTTCTCTCTTTTTGTGTCGCCACAAACCACAAGTGATTTTTTGGCTAGACTACCCGTTTTTGGATAATTTAGCATGTCTGTATATCACCAGAATGCCAAATTTATCCTTCAATCTTTACGGAACaaccaaactttttttaaaactgatgggTATGTGATATACCCcctttcatgggcaaaaaaatgaaagaaaatccgggttgaagagaatttaagaattaaaattccTCATCTATAATGGGGAAAGGGTTTGCAACTTGGGTGTTTTCTAAGATCCAATATTTTGAATGCTCTACAGCATGATGTTCCTATGGAGGCACCCTAAACCTTGCCAGCCTAAAATGCGCTGTCTTTTTACAATAGACTGCTCTTTCTATCGGTTGATTGGCTTAACAAACTACACAGGATGTTGGAAGAAcgagagaaaagtttgtaaatcactcttTCACTGCTCCCAACTACGAACATTTTGAGTGTTCTACTAACATATTGAGTAGTTTATCACGCTAGTAAACGAATAGAAAGTGCAGTCTGTTACTTTTGTAACCAAAATTATATGTATCGGTACAATAAACTATTGATTTcccaccaatcagagcgcttTTTTTAAATACGAAAATAAGCGACTAAGCACTGAGAGAATACAGAGCAAGTTCTGTTGACCGGGCCTTGTGTGAGGAGGCACATACTGTATTAACTCTATTGTTACAATGCTTACTTAATACTTACTTAGACAGCGCAGTTTTTAGTGTTTAGTTTGTTATTTCGAAGAAAACTTCGATGTCAGATGGAGTGAAATTCGATGCTcctgtgaaaaatttacaatctCCAGCTGAATAGCCCGTGGGGTTGGAGTACGTGCCACCGCATCTAGTATAACTGTGCTGATTGTTTACAGCGTCGTCATATATGATGATGTCACGTCCCCAACCAAAAATGGGTCCGTAGGAGGAACATCTGACCATTGCGTCTTGCTGGTATCGGTATTGTGTCAGCTTCacaggattgtatcctttgacgttgtaaaaagagaaaacaaaagctttgctgGCTGAAGAAGAAGCACAGGaacctaaaatgaaaagatttaggAGCATTAGAAACTATgcgaatgagaaaaaaatacatgatgataactataaaacattttttttttttttttgccgaaCTAGAACCGAACAATTAAATTTgtcagagaaaatttcaaagaactcGGGAgcatattttcacttttcaaaaaaagcacTCGAGATATGGCCCGAAGTGTTGTTCAAAGGCAACATATGATCTAAAGAGAGCATTAATTAAACATCCTTCGTCTCAGCTCTCCAATATGAATAATGGATACAGCGAAACACGGGGAAATGACACGAAATGGAGCtgtcagaatcaaatcaaatcaaaaccaaactctaatcaaaaatcaaatccAAAACAAGACTTTAAGTTGGAACCCGTTTCAAACGCGTTTTCAGGCTATTTACGAGTTAAACTACTTTGGGATCGCAATTGttaatgtgatattttctgtttctaagATGAACTCACTGCTACAAGAAAAGTCCACAACTAATCGATTTTTTATCTGTTCTACATGTTAGagatgtttgctttatttttactcACTGCTGGTCCAGGACACGTCAGTGTATCCACCAAAGATATAACTGTTAACTTTGATGATGgtcactgtgggtcccctcccatcgcagttactgtggaatgtcgatgctgCCCAACCGTCAGTCTCTGCGTGCCAACACCTCACAAACCTGCTACGCTCTTTATTGATAAGGACTGGGTCCAAATACGAAAACAGCACCTTCAAGTACTGGTTGTAATCAAGACTTCGAAGTATGGCGGACAAACCAAGGCCTGAGGTgggaaaagagaaggaaaaaattacagttggccaaataaatgtaacaagaGCTTTGATTGGTTGTGATGCCTTTGAATCTAAGGTGGATAATTTCATCACCCTTCGTTTGGCTCGCTATCTAATCTTACATTACTGATCCGGCAAGCTAGAAAATTCCCAGCCCGTCTACCAGGCGGCATTTTAGGCGGCAGAGAGAATgacatttgttttaaagttcacaaagcaataaggtggacaatcagacatggtttgatgctactatggtttaaagatttaatgaatgtaaccgaaaagttacaattcatagacccaacgtttcaacactcctgtctagtgtctTCATCATCATCCCTGATGAATGCACTAGACAGGAGCGTCGAAAGATTGGGTCTGTGAATTGTAAcgtctcggttacattcattaaaatctttgagccagagtagcatcaaaacatgtctgaaatgtttttgttaactCAGCCGTTCTTTCAAGTGGCCCAAACAATTTCGTTTAATGTAATACCCACAACCCCCCGCGGCAACTCAGACAAGACGTTGCGTGACGAACTTAAATGAATACTACAAAAGGACTTCATAAGCCTACACATACCCtcataaaatgacaaaaaagtagGCTTTCCGTAATTTAGCAACACAACTTTCTGAGAATATTTCTACAATACGCGATTTGATTTTCTACAGATCCTTACAGTATTTATCCTCGgaaaggggtgtttttcttgattacctgcTTCATAGAATACTTCGACATCCGTTGGAGAGAAATGAGACCCCCCTGTAAAAAAACCACAGTCACCAGTTGAGTACCCTGAGGGTTTCGTGTACGTACAACCGCATCTAGTGTAGGAGTTCTGGTTGTTTCCAGAGTCGTCGGATATGTAGATATCATAATAACCACACCCAGCGCCAAAGATGGGTCCATACGAATTACATCTGTACATTGCATATTGCTGATTTCGGTATTGTGTCAACTTTACGGGATTGTATCCTTTAACGTTATAGAGAGAGAAGATGAAAGCTTTACTGGCGTAGGAATGACCTGCACAAGAACCAGCTGAAATAGAAGAACAATGTAGTCGTAcattaaaaagctgaaagaaaacataaacccCCAGTggaaggagaggggtggggagtTTATTTTCCACCATGAGCTAGACGAAGAGTTTTTTCTCAGACTAGAGATTTATGAAGGGGAGGGAGATATTTTATTAGTTTGGGTATAGAAACGAAtaccaaaaacaattatggaATATTTTAGGggttactttgaaaaaaagtaagtaaatatttttgagacTTGAAGCAAATGTATTAGGATGTAATGTTGTTCTGTAGGTGTATCACATAGAAAACATTTCTATAGACGACACTGGTGTGAAGAAATCTTGATGGCCAAAACactaatatgaaaaaataaaggcttAGAGCTAGTATCACAGGAGCATCGTTTAATATTTCCTCCAGCAccctctttcccccccccccctttaaatCCTTAAAGGACGGAGAGGAAGGATAGTTAATCCTATAAAATTGTCTTGTcccttcttaaaaaaatttgatatgcCTGCCTCCGCTCCAGGACACATCAgtatatccaccaaatatgtaaTCGTTCACTTTGATGATTGTCACTGTAGGTCCCCTCCCATCGCAGTTGCTGTGGAATTTCGATGCCGCCCAGCCGTCAGTCTTAGCGTGCCAACACTTAATAAAGTCAGTACGAGATGCACTGGGAAGAACTGGGTCTAAAAATGAAATCATCTTTCCCGAGTATTCATTGGGGTCCAGGCCTCCAAGTATAGTAGATGCACCAAGGCCACCTATGTGCGTAAAAGAAACTTGAATGTAAATTTCCATCACAGACGTTctagaataaagaaagatgttattcgtCTTTCACAACCatgaaagtatttcaaaataattagaGCCCCAGATCTTCTTATTCACAGAGCGAGGTGCTAACCATGTGATCCCATTTaaacttaaatatttccttgtacatttattttgtaaacacaTCAACTAAATTTCACGAGAACACATTTTTCTTAAGTGGGTGTAAAACTgggaaaccaaaagcaaaaaccaaaagttcagTTTAGCTAGGTTAAACTGTCTGCTTTAGCCCGACTTAGCGATTCAATTTCATGGCAAAACATGGCATCTAGATCAATT
The sequence above is a segment of the Pocillopora verrucosa isolate sample1 chromosome 13, ASM3666991v2, whole genome shotgun sequence genome. Coding sequences within it:
- the LOC131779538 gene encoding uncharacterized protein — its product is MFLQRHLVYIGSCRNSYARKAFLFSLNNIKGYNPVKLTQYRYQQYAMCSCSSYGPIFGWGRDIIIYNDAVNNQRSYTECGGTYKNPTGYSSGDCKFFTGAFRFTPSDIEVFFEIGGLGASTILGGLDPNEYSGKMISFLDPVLPSASRTDFIKCWHAKTDGWAASKFHSNCDGRGPTVTIIKVNDYIFGGYTDVSWSGAGSCAGHSYASKAFIFSLYNVKGYNPVKLTQYRNQQYAMYRCNSYGPIFGAGCGYYDIYISDDSGNNQNSYTRCGCTYTKPSGYSTGDCGFFTGGSHFSPTDVEVFYEADFNECNRDVTIHRPNLSTLLSSAFIRDDDEDTRQEC
- the LOC131779537 gene encoding uncharacterized protein → MPPGRRAGNFLACRISLGLSAILRSLDYNQYLKVLFSYLDPVLINKERSRFVRCWHAETDGWAASTFHSNCDGRGPTVTIIKVNSYIFGGYTDVSWTSSSCASSSASKAFVFSFYNVKGYNPVKLTQYRYQQDAMVRCSSYGPIFGWGRDIIIYDDAVNNQHSYTRCGGTYSNPTGYSAGDCKFFTGASNFTPSDIEVFFEITN